In Taeniopygia guttata chromosome 2, bTaeGut7.mat, whole genome shotgun sequence, one genomic interval encodes:
- the ABITRAM gene encoding protein Abitram, whose product MAAGPGGAERYFTRWYKPDVKGRPCEDFCVLQHSNRICVITLAEAHPLLQSGKTIKNINYQISANCSRLQNKVSGKSKRGAQFLTELAPLCRISSSDGEEYTIYSCIRGRLIEVNENILSNPALLQEKPSTEGYIAVVLPKFEESKSITQGLLTQKEYEEVLMKRRSSAS is encoded by the exons atggctgcggggccgggcggcgccGAGCGCTACTTCACCCGCTGGTACAAGCCAG ACGTGAAGGGGCGGCCGTGCGAGGACTTCTGCGTGCTGCAGCACTCCAACAG aatctgTGTCATCACCTTGGCAGAAGCCCACCCTCTTCTTCAAAGTgggaaaacaattaaaaacattaattacCAAATCAGTGCAAACTGTAGCAGACTTCAGAATAAAGTCTCTGGAAAGTCAAAAAGG GGAGCTCAGTTTTTAACAGAACTTGCCCCTCTGTGCAGGATATCTTCATCAGATGGAGAGGAATACACCATTTACAG TTGCATACGAGGGCGGCTGATTGAAGTGAATGAGAACATCCTCAGTAATCCTGCTCTTCTGCAAGAAAAG CCATCAACTGAGGGGTACATCGCAGTGGTTCTACCCAAATTTGAAGAAAGCAAAAGTATAACTCAGGGACTTCTAACACAGAAGGAGTATGAGGAAGTATTGATGAAACGCCGCAGCTCTGCTTCATGA